In Gouania willdenowi chromosome 15, fGouWil2.1, whole genome shotgun sequence, one DNA window encodes the following:
- the LOC114477173 gene encoding E3 ubiquitin-protein ligase TRIM8-like, with product MEAIWKSCFEEELLCPICLNVFEEPIQLPCKHSYCTTCISEAWAKDKATVRCPECNHEYEQKPTLEKNFKLANIVKCFNALSAEKAPLVLHCVLCRRGPPLPVRKVCLRCKEPCCQTHIQTHLQQPCVAPGHLLVDPEELRAWTCPSHEAYRLLHCEEEQVAVCPFCCISHCTNQRHTVCDVDTRHIELQAKLRRQEDKLECRNQTIDEQLYKLESDKMLIQDAMAELKRQVRAQYRRMHAMLVESQAKTIQGLESTFSSYFRKNLQQVQQLNEKHREAEHLLSSVQHFQKRAESLNCMKNTNPYQLLMNRCNLCLSCAIPPLRVGRVNSAFLLSSLSTKERSMKKLLEEPLREASILDIVQSPSSSAAPLLSMSSGQLKRKYSMDLLESSLEKTNPKDSPSLLNSSKNPHLCNQNPHPSSMYSTEVLSQNPHPSPEHSRVMAPGSSTTHPSGNTYRPLHFPSRVGAPPQAPFEGRKVLVCTLNNCCCSRAPATHSGPHYRPTDSFPSITSQDFLPHAQIPANQPLQHFPIRGLLEAPPATPRHPELYGLYGQPSTKHYGTK from the exons ATGGAAGCAATCTGGAAATCGTGCTTCGAGGAGGAGCTCCTGTGCCCCATCTGTCTGAATGTGTTTGAAGAGCCCATCCAGCTGCCGTGTAAGCACAGCTACTGCACCACTTGCATCTCCGAGGCCTGGGCCAAAGACAAGGCAACGGTTCGCTGTCCGGAGTGCAACCATGAATATGAGCAGAAACCCACACTGGAGAAGAACTTTAAGCTGGCCAACATTGTTAAGTGCTTCAATGCCCTGAGTGCGGAGAAAGCCCCACTCGTGCTACACTGTGTGCTGTGCAGACGAGGCCCACCGCTGCCTGTCAGGAAAGTCTGTCTGCGCTGCAAAGAGCCCTGCTGCCAAACTCACATTCAGACGCATCTGCAGCAGCCCTGTGTGGCCCCGGGACACCTTCTAGTGGACCCCGAGGAGCTGAGGGCTTGGACCTGTCCCAGTCACGAGGCGTACAGGTTGCTCCATTGTGAAGAGGAGCAGGTGGCTGTGTGTCCTTTCTGCTGCATTTCACACTGCACCAACCAAAGACACACAGTCTGCGATGTGGACACACGGCACATAGAATTACAG GCCAAACTGAGGAGGCAGGAGGACAAACTGGAGTGTCGGAATCAGACCATTGATGAGCAGCTCTACAAGCTCGAGTCAGACAAGATGCTGATACAG GATGCAATGGCTGAACTAAAGAGGCAAGTGAGGGCTCAGTATCGAAGGATGCATGCGATGCTTGTAGAAAGCCAAGCAAAAACCATCCAGGGCCTGGAGAGCACGTTCAGCTCATATTTTAGGAAGAACTTGCAGCAGGTTCAGCAGCTCAACGAGAAGCACCGGGAAGCAGAACATCTGCTGAGCTCGGTGCAACATTTCCAGAAAAGAGCGGAAAGTCTGAACTGTATGAAG aaCACAAATCCATACCAGCTGCTGATGAACAG gtgtAACCTTTGCCTGAGTTGTGCCATTCCGCCACTCAGAGTGGGACGAGTCAATTCTGCCTTTTTGCTGTCTAGCCTATCAACAAAAGAAAGGTCCATGAAGAAGTTGCTGGAag AACCTCTCCGCGAAGCATCCATTCTTGATATTGTCCAGTCTCCCAGCAGTTCTGCTGCCCCCCTACTCAGCATGAGCTCAGGACAACTGAAGAGAAAATACAGCATGGACCTTTTAGAGAGTAGCTTAGAGAAAACCAACCCAAAGGATTCTCCATCTTTGCTGAACAGCAGCAAAAATCCTCATCTTTGTAACCAGAACCCCCATCCTTCATCCATGTATTCCACAGAAGTTCTTTCCCAGAATCCTCACCCTAGCCCAGAACACAGCCGGGTGATGGCCCCTGGGTCAAGCACCACTCACCCCTCAGGGAACACCTACCGACCCCTCCACTTCCCCAGCAGAGTAGGAGCCCCGCCACAAGCTCCATTCGAGGGTAGGAAAGTACTTGTGTGCACTCTTAACAACTGCTGCTGCTCCCGGGCCCCTGCCACTCATTCTGGGCCTCATTACCGGCCGACAGACTCCTTCCCCTCCATCACCTCTCAAGACTTTCTCCCACATGCCCAGATACCTGCAAATCAGCCCCTGCAGCATTTTCCAATAAGAGGACTGTTGGAAGCTCCACCAGCAACACCCAGACACCCCGAGCTCTACGGACTTTACGGCCAACCTTCAACTAAGCATTATGGGACCAAATGA